From a region of the Dictyostelium discoideum AX4 chromosome 2 chromosome, whole genome shotgun sequence genome:
- a CDS encoding UPF0139 membrane protein translates to MSDPRKESLIVERFEMRASTEPKEGELELYSLFSIIFGFLGIMLKYKICLWVSAVCCVAYLSNLKSKDSSVRTILSPVSLSLMGLVMAYFGPNSNLFV, encoded by the exons atgtcaGACCCAAGAAAAGAGTCATTAATTGTAGAACGTTTTGAAATGAGAGCTTCAACCGAACCAAAAGAAGGTGAACTCGaattatattcattattttcaattatatttgGATTTTTAGGAATTATGTTAAAA tataaaatttgtttatgGGTTAGTGCAGTATGTTGCGTTGCATatctttcaaatttaaaatcaaaagattcTAGCGTTAGAACAATTTTATCACCAGTATCACTAAGTTTAATGGGCTTAGTTATGGCTTATTTTG gtcctaattcaaatttattcgtctaa
- the smg1 gene encoding PIKK family protein kinase, protein MNDSNSSNDSCNTENNTLTATKNSINNTTTTTTTPNNNVNCLKTSGSIKLSASSVPFIPGSSASLPSILSNQYKLAASNNVSNNIMMISTPIISSAQQQQQQVPPPQQTTTTTTATATAITPTPITTSQSTSSSMLNLPLKVGKESIETLFRNRFHPKNNIRETVLSSLQSILIPDLSDTINNTKENIEYFYNMIIDENNYILKLLLLNIINDTKRNLVVYNYNQQHQLPIQNTSSPNTPSSTTTTTTTSTKPSKRGDKERERGRRNKDKINEKQLQQQQLQQLQLQQQLDHEGSSLYLPFSSLLSFIKPDKQQQPQQSQQSQLNEIDQMVRPKSLPKDDNDSDNFNIRVLEYNLKLLIKIYFKVSMYQDSIKTHIFDLYIQINQAISEQQRQLQEKEKESKTSKPIPQPIISLVIPTVLVSIGDIIKYKYATPSPPNLTPTTTTKMEEEERIINTILINEFKKTDVSIIESNLYLFECILSISVSNEPTIVVPNTTTATTATTATTSNTSTAAAATTTTPTLSTSSSSLSPPASTQSSLSLSSSSSAVIAPTTVGYIFKFNKELFRKLIALVYSTVVQHQITLSTVFTTLVLKGYLNEDQIQKLLNITLFKLSDPSEQVKLSYLTLLSKMVSYFDLNHQKNLNHKVNDISLPYKLLIMGSTSQPFFNGQIFKKIFDWIMGIGKDQPSFDSLTKYLIDLFDSFNVISILFNEQNKILSQQYLAAQSTMITPPLSLHQIDDRRKFETLISKSDELIWFWTVWECSKFCIANRLKSPYGSAFQTFEIFEKLLLQLNKDRRDFKKIKILLHFMESMEKLIFSTVNGSVLVQSLNNKETQFFRHNVRVCEDWFSRIRVNLLKASILSSSTPDIIRHASLRVQDIQANRFVLDSNTAHFELEFCILHLANALQQLNETESLQGLSNWSDINLNNSDNNNNNNNKNNNNNNNSTFFNNGNINKYTLKLPWMKGVILRSKQKFEESISSLLSVPPMLESNSISFPFVLEQIIKSYLDISNFTEVEQFLQNYQNQIQQQSNSLIIYKDTFIKTLGSFYRGEMEEAHAFAKRTESQNHILQREQLGLGLLGNQIMTDELLLSIMVNQKDLFNNTNIINNNNSGGSSSGTATATAVTTTTTTTTTTTTTTTTTTNTNNDIIGFSNNINSMLKLTKNNILKALNYLGLESNVQTFQYLTQLKIMDEIENGVYNSRVVPINNQIGFLERLRRVRGHISNTKQRSDILLSNIPLTEKMIKLSRKFENYKFSSKLLDTILESHSSSYYLERCKLKYLNGKQTEATLDLIKYAHRDITIPSSSTTTTTTTTTTTPPSTSSNTATTTNNINIDELSTQKFKVYTEIIKYLNSNPSIITELSSSNYSIPQEQLNPEYYFKKATLTKPENSKLWITYADWILNEKSNISEQNDEESLNGGGSGGNENSSNEMLRLKNTNTNELKTAVEAYFQFLKYSMLDGNSNGGLNIRATLKILNILVCSGNKLVETFERCLNELTSTRPFTIIIPQLFARLSHPDTFVQKYVVEILNRIGRDNPNKIVYQTIVGSLNFTNTNNNNNSSCAAATTDDGLDIELLQKQYPNYLQILNIKENLLKHSELLVKETETLIYQLGKLTTLWDDNWQYFIEQIQGWVYINTKQWNDDYQQLKATIKNPTILKHTLKKKNQELLQPIYEKLKRLTAATVLSVCKTPHEKWFTKCHFETINKTIRAFEKQNKPTSPFDVLHDLIAEFQQYRLISLSLSSVNPSLALFRPTITQMPGTDLNYFNINHIHHHHHHHNHHGNNNNQHSTSSGNLPIQNQVTIQLIKPTIYLLPTKTKPKKMAMLGSDGNLYYYLLKGREDLHLDERIMQLLNVVDQLLMNDKKPTLKLLRTRNYSVIPLSQSSGLIQWVEGAVPLFSIYKNWYKNDQVYKQQQQQQQQLQQQQQQQQQQQQQQPQPQQQPQQQPQQQPQQQPQPQQNSTTTSNIVNKPIIARPVDIFYAKITPLLEKAGLNFMTPRSEWPKEILIQVLNELMQETPKWILQRELWFSSSSSSELFLKTQSYSRSLALMSVIGYMIGLGDRHLDNILLDLKTGEIVHIDYNICFEKGAELKIPERVPFRMTQIFEYALGLTGVQGTFRETSIQIMHLLRKNKDILLNLLETFIYDPLFDWKHSNKQTNNNNNNNNNNNMNQAAGEQESIEKKQSSNNSSNPIISTPTKLQQQQKLPNSPLSISSNNTNSTNNNNNNNNNNNNNNNNNNNNNNKDQDSDSSQSQEDEDNNVVEGEGGEGGEGDIDELNLVQDSSNGKDAFKSIQGLTVVNQVRLKLEGTEKKLSIPDQIDLIIRESMNVENLSSTYEGWSPWV, encoded by the exons atgaatGATTCAAATAGCAGCAATGATAGTTGCAACACCGAAAATAATACCTTGACAGCCACTAAAAATAGCATCAACAAcacaactacaaccacaaccacaccTAATAACAAtgttaattgtttaaaaaccAGTGGTAGTATTAAACTATCAGCTTCATCAGTACCATTTATACCAGGCTCATCAGCATCATTGCCATCtattttatcaaatcaatataaattaGCGGCATCCAATAAtgtatcaaataatattatgatGATTTCCACACCAATCATTTCTTcagcacaacaacaacaacaacaagtaccaccaccacaacaaactacaacaacaacaacagcaacagcaacagcaataACGCCAACACCTATTACAACATCACAATCAACATCATCCTCAATGTTAAATTTACCATTAAAAGTTGGTAAAGAATCTATTGAAACATTGTTTAGGAATAGATTTcatccaaaaaataatattagagAAACtgttttatcatcattacaaAGTATATTAATACCTGATCTATCGGatactattaataatacaaaagaGAATATcgaatatttttataatatgatcattgatgaaaataattatattctaaagttattattattaaatataataaatgatacaaaaagaaatttagtagtttataattataatcaacaacatcaattaccaattcaaaatacatcatcaccaaatactccatcatcaacaacaacaacaacaactacatcAACTAAACCATCTAAAAGAGGAgataaagaaagagaaagaggtagaagaaataaagataagattaatgaaaaacaattacaacaacagcaattacaacaattacaattacaacaacaattagatCATGAAGGTTCTTCACTttatttaccattttcaagtttattatcttttattaaacctgataaacaacaacaaccacaacaatcacaacaatcacaattaaatgaaattgatcaaATGGTTAGACCAAAATCATTACCaaaagatgataatgatagtgataattttaatattagagTTTTGGAGTATAATTTAAAGTTAttgataaagatttatttcAAGGTATCAATGTACcaagattcaattaaaactcATATCTTTGATTTATATATACAAATTAATCAAGCAATCTCTGAACAACAAAGACAATTacaagagaaagagaaagagagtAAAACTTCAAAACCAATACCACAACCAATCATTTCATTGGTAATTCCAACGGTATTGGTATCGATTGGTGATAtcataaaatataaatatgcAACACCTTCACCACCAAATctaacaccaacaacaactactaaaATGGAGGAAGAGGAAAGAATCATTAATactatattaattaatgaatttaaaaaaactgatGTTTCAATCATTGAGTCAAATTTATACCTTTTCGAAtgtattttatcaattagtGTTAGTAATGAACCAACAATTGTAGTACCAAATACAACAACTGCAACAACTGCAACAACTgcaacaacatcaaatacTTCTACAGCAGCAGCTGCAACAACGACAACACCAACACTATCaacatcttcttcatcattatcaccaccaGCATCAAcacaatcatcattatcattatcatcatcatcatcagcagTGATAGCACCAACAACAGTAggttatattttcaaatttaataaagaattatttagaAAGTTAATAGCATTAGTTTATTCTACAGTAGTTCAACATCAAATAACCTTATCTACTGTATTTACAACATTGGTTTTAAAAGGTTATTTAAATGAggatcaaattcaaaaattattaaatattacatTATTTAA ATTATCAGATCCAAGTGAACAAGTTAAATTAAGTTATTTAACATTATTAAGTAAGATGGTATCATATTTCGATTTAAACCatcaaaagaatttaaatcataaaGTTAATGACATATCATTACCTTATAAACTATTGATAATGGGATCAACAAGTCAACCATTTTTTAATGgtcaaatttttaaaaagatatttgaTTGGATCATGGGAATTGGTAAAGATCAACCATCTTTTGATTCTTTAACAAAGTATCTAATCGATTTATTCGATAGTTTTAATGTAATCTCAATATTATTCAatgaacaaaataaaatattatcacaACAATATTTAGCTGCTCAATCAACTATGATAACTCCACCATTAAGTTTACATCAAATTGATGATAGAA GAAAATTTGAAACATTAATATCAAAATCTGATGAATTAATTTGGTTTTGGACAGTTTGGGAATGTAGTAAATTTTGTATTGCCAATAGATTGAAATCACCATATGGTAGTGCATTTCAAACGTTTGAAATCTTTGAaaagttattattacaattgaaTAAGGATAGAAgggattttaaaaagataaagattttattacattttatGGAATCTATggagaaattaattttctcCACTGTTAATGGATCGGTTCTAGTACAATCATTAAACAATAAGGAGACTCAATTCTTTAGACATAACGTTAGAGTTTGTGAAGATTGGTTCTCTAGAATTCGAGTAAATCTATTGAAAGCTAGTATTCTATCAAGTTCAACACCAGATATCATTAGACATGCTTCACTTAGAGTTCAAGATATTCAAGCTAATAGATTCGTTCTAGATTCAAATACAGCTCATTTTGAATTGGAATTTTGTATATTACATTTAGCAAATGCCctacaacaattaaatgaaaCTGAATCATTACAAGGTTTATCAAATTGGTctgatataaatttaaataatagtgataataataataataataataataaaaataataataataataataattcaacattctttaataatggtaatattaataaatatacatTAAAATTACCATGGATGAAAGGTGTTATATTAAGAAGTAAACAAAAGTTTGAAGAATCAATTAGTTCATTATTGAGTGTACCACCAATGTTggaatcaaattcaatatcatttCCATTCGTATTGgaacaaattattaaatcttatttagatatttcaaattttacaGAGGTTGAacaatttttacaaaattatcaaaatcaaattcaacaacaatcaaattctttaataatctATAAAGATACATTCATTAAAACTTTGGGTTCATTCTATCGTGGTGAAATGGAAGAAGCTCATGCTTTTGCAAAGAGAACTGAATCTCAAAATCATATATTACAAAGAGAACAATTAGGTTTAGGTTTATTAGGTAATCAAATTATGactgatgaattattattatcaattatggttaatcaaaaagatttatttaataatacaaatattattaataataataatagtggtggcagtagtagtggtacagcaacagcaacagcagtaacaacaacaacaacaacaacaacaacaacaacaacaacaacaacaacaacaacaaatacaaataatgatattattggatttagtaataatattaatagtatgTTAAAACTAACAAagaataatatattaaaagcattaaattatttaggaTTAGAATCAAATGTTCAAacatttcaatatttaacacaattgaaaattatggatgaaattgaaaatggtgtTTATAATAGTAGAGTGgtaccaattaataatcaaattggATTCTTGGAGAGATTAAGAAGAGTTAGAGGTCATATTTCAAATACTAAACAACGTTCTGATATTCTTCTAAGTAATATACCATTGACtgaaaaaatgattaaactATCaagaaaatttgaaaattataaatttagttcaaaattattagataCAATTTTAGAATCTCATTCATCTTCCTATTATTTAGAACgttgtaaattaaaatatttaaatggtaaACAAACTGAAGCAActttagatttaattaaatatgcACATCGTGATATAACAATACCATCATCAtcgacaacaacaacgacaacgacgacaacaacaacaccaccatcaacatcatcaaatactgctacaacaacaaataatataaatattgatgaattatcaacacaaaaatttaaagtttatacagaaattattaaatatttaaattcaaatccaTCAATTATTACagaattatcatcatcaaactATTCTATACCTCAAGAACAATTAAATCcagaatattattttaagaaAGCAACTTTAACTAAACCTGAGAATTCAAAATTATGGATAACCTATGCTGATTggattttaaatgaaaaaagtaATATATCTGAACAAAATGATGAAGAATCAttaaatggtggtggtagtggtggtaatgaAAATTCATCAAATGAAATGTTAAGacttaaaaatacaaatactaATGAACTAAAAACAGCAGTTGAAGCatatttccaatttttaaagTATAGTATGTTGGatggtaatagtaatggtggTTTAAATATTAGGGCAACACttaaaatattgaatattttagTTTGTTCAGGTAATAAATTGGTTGAAACATTTGAAAGATGTCTAAATGAATTAACTTCAACTCGTCCTTTCACAATTATTATACCACAATTATTTGCAAGATTAAGTCATCCCGATACATTTGTTCAAAAATAtgttgttgaaattttaaatagaattGGTAGagataatccaaataaaatagtttatCAAACTATTGTTGgttctttaaattttacaaatacaaataataataataatagttcttGTGCTGCTGCCACTACTGATGATGGTTTagatattgaattattacaaaaacaatatccaaattatttacaaattttaaatattaaagagAATCTATTAAAACATTCAGAATTATTAGTAAAAGAGACAGAGACACTCATTTATCAATTAGGTAAACTTACAACATTGTGGGATGATAATTGGCAATATTTCATTGAACAAATTCAAGGTTGGGTCTATATTAATACTAAACAATGGAATGATGACTATCAACAATTGAAAGCCACAATAAAGAATCCAACCATACTAAAACATACtctaaagaaaaagaatcaGGAATTACTTCAACCAATTTATGAAAAGTTAAAACGTTTAACTGCTGCCACCGTTTTATCAGTTTGTAAAACTCCACATGAAAAATGGTTTACCAAATGTCATTTCGAAACtataaacaaaacaataCGTGcatttgaaaaacaaaataaaccaaCCTCTCCATTCGATGTACTTCATGATTTAATAGCTGAATTTCAACAATATcgtttaatttctttaagtTTATCATCAGTTAATCCATCATTAGCTTTATTTAGACCAACTATAACTCAAATGCCTGGTactgatttaaattattttaatattaatcatattcatcatcatcatcatcatcataaccatcatggtaataataataatcaacattCAACATCAAGTGGTAATTTaccaattcaaaatcaagttacaattcaattaattaaaccaaccatttatttattaccaaCAAAAACTAAGCCAAAGAAAATGGCAATGCTTGGTAGTGATGgtaatctttattattatcttttgaaaGGTCGTGAAGATTTACATTTGGATGAAAGAATTAtgcaattattaaatgttgtcgatcaattattaatgaatGATAAAAAACCAACTTTAAAACTATTGAGAACTAGAAATTATTCAGTTATACCTCTATCTCAAAGTTCTGGTTTAATTCAATGGGTTGAAGGTGCTGtaccattattttcaatttataaaaattggtataaaaatgatcaagtttataaacaacaacaacagcaacaacaacaattacaacagcaacaacagcaacaacaacaacaacaacaacaacaaccacaaccacaacaacaaccacaacaacaaccacaacaacaaccacaacaacaaccacaaccacaacaaaacTCAACTACAACTTCAAATATAgtaaataaaccaattataGCTAGACCAGTTGATATATTCTATGCAAAGATTACACCATTATTAGAAAAGGCTGGATTAAATTTCATGACACCAAGATCAGAATGGccaaaagaaatattaattcaagTACTCAATGAACTAATGCAAGAAACTCCAAAATGGATTCTACAAAGGGAGTTATGGTTTTCAAGTAGCTCTTCATCAGAGTTATTCTTAAAAACTCAAAGTTATAGTAGATCTTTAGCATTGATGTCAGTGATTGGTTATATGATAGGTTTAGGTGATAGACATTtagataatattttattagatTTGAAAACTGGTGAAATCGTTCATATCGattataatatttgttttgaaaaagGTGCTGAATTGAAAATACCAGAGAGAGTACCATTTAGAATGACCCAAATCTTTGAATATGCCTTAGGTTTAACTGGTGTTCAAGGAACTTTTAGAGAAACAAGTATACAAATTATGCATTTGTTAcgtaaaaataaagatatcctattaaatttattggaAACTTTTATTTATGACCCACTATTTGATTGGAAACattcaaataaacaaacaaataataataataataataataataacaataatatgaATCAAGCAGCTGGTGAACAAGAATCTATAGAAAAGAAACaatcttcaaataattcaagtaATCCTATAatttcaacaccaacaaaattacaacaacaacaaaaattgCCAAATAGCccattatcaatttcttcaaataataccaattccactaataataataataataataataataataataataataataataataataataataataataataataaagatcaAGATAGTGATTCAAGTCAAAGtcaagaagatgaagataataatgTTGTTGAAGGTGAAGGAGGTGAAGGAGGTGAAGGTGATATTGATGAATTGAATTTAGTTCAAGATTCCTCAAATGGAAAGGATGCATTTAAGAGTATCCAAGGTTTAACTGTTGTCAACCAAGTGAGACTAAAATTAGAAGGTACAGAAAAGAAACTATCAATTCCAGATCAAATTGATCTTATTATAAGAGAATCCATGAATGTTGAAAATCTATCCTCCACTTATGAAGGTTGGTCTCCATGGGTctaa
- a CDS encoding glutaredoxin family protein codes for MANTINTNEEFENILKDNKFLVVMFWADWSKPSTQMRDVFDQLAKQATNQANNKLLFLKVEAEKVHQISGRYNVKSVPTCIFLNQGKLVQSVVGANPSELALQTNNFSKTCDTLPLEEQQQQQQSEEIINKIKLDQEQEKKLLNERLEKLVNQSPVMLFMKGNPEKPQCGFSNKTVTILKENGFEFGSFDILQDQAVRNGLKEYSNWPTYPQLYINGKLVGGYDIIKDLNEEGELIDLKP; via the coding sequence atggcaaatacaattaatacaaatgaagaatttgaaaatattttaaaagataataaatttttagttGTTATGTTTTGGGCAGATTGGTCAAAACCATCAACTCAAATGAGAGATGTTTTTGATCAATTAGCTAAACAAGCTACAAATCAAGCAAACAATAAACTTTTATTCTTAAAAGTTGAAGCAGAGAAAGTTCATCAAATTTCTGGTAGATATAATGTTAAATCTGTACCAACttgtatatttttaaatcaaggTAAATTAGTTCAATCAGTCGTTGGTGCTAATCCATCAGAATTAGCAttacaaacaaataatttctCAAAAACTTGTGATACATTACCATTGGAagagcaacaacaacaacaacaaagtgAAGAAatcataaataaaattaaattagatcAAGAACAAgagaaaaaattattaaatgaaagaTTAGAAAAACTTGTAAATCAATCACCAGTTATGTTATTTATGAAAGGTAATCCAGAGAAACCACAATGTGGTTTCTCAAATAAAACTGTTACAATCTTAAAAGAGAATGGTTTTGAATTTGGTTCATTCGATATCTTACAAGATCAAGCAGTTCGTAATGGTTTAAAGGAATATTCGAATTGGCCAACTTATCCTCAATTATATATCAATGGTAAATTAGTTGGTGGttatgatattattaaagatttaaatgaagaaggtgaattaattgatcttAAGCcatag
- a CDS encoding esterase/lipase/thioesterase domain-containing protein — MEDNNNSSSNENKQNELSTPSIKKERHLVIMQHGLHGTSLDFKTIRNHFLKQKHLDNCIFISANSNSHFLATHDGIDKIGERLFNEVKELYEQYDHPEKISMIGHSLGGLITRYAIGLLYDDGFFKKCKPDQFISLSSPHCGSRRPSTTIFNKVAHIFVDNFLSVTGKQLILHDTEIPDNIKTFPSTSSPPPNEKLKSSKTIVNSSVKNETDLSLPLAEAKEPSIYKEVGNNEKLMIIEKKEENEIITNDQEVPMPLLVRLSEGIFFNGLNSFRKRTLYSNIYNDVQVNFCTSDISAKNPYTLGKLMKFSEKYRHIIEEESILDIDPNLLEQQSPPPDKKPFDEKDLDEYFTHDTHHHFLKRILKNLNQLHFVRYHMYFKNMLSHTNIIVKREWINSEGFEIIEHLVSHFEG, encoded by the exons AtggaagataataataatagtagtagcaatgaaaataaacaaaatgaattatCGACACCatctattaaaaaagaaagacaTTTAGTAATAATGCAACATGGTTTACATGGTACTTCAttagattttaaaacaattagaaatcattttttaaaacaaaaacattTAGACAATTGTATattt atatcagcaaatagtaatagtcaTTTTTTAGCAACACATGATggtattgataaaattggagaaagattatttaatgaagTTAAAGAATTATATGAACAATATGATCATCCAGAGAAAATATCAATGATTGGACATAGTTTGGGTGGTTTAATAACAAGATATGCGATTGGATTATTATATGATGAtggattctttaaaaaatgtaaacCTGATCAATTCATTAGTTTATCATCACCACATTGTGGCAGTAGAAGACCATCAACAACTATATTCAATAAGGTAGCACATAtatttgttgataatttCCTATCAGTTACAGGTAAACAATTGATATTACATGATACTGAAATACCcgataatattaaaacatttccatcgacatcatcaccaccaccaaatgaaaaattgaaatcatCAAAAACAATTGTAAATAGTTCAGTAAAGAATGAAACAGATTTATCATTACCATTGGCAGAGGCAAAAGAGCCATCAATCTATAAAGAAGTTGGAAACAATGAGAAGTTAATGATTATTGAAAAGAAAGAAGAGAACGAAATCATTACAAATGATCAAGAAGTACCAATGCCATTACTGGTTAGATTGTCAGAGGGTATATTTTTCAATGGTTTAAATTCCTTTAGAAAACGTACACTTTActcaaatatttataatgatGTTCAAGTTAACTTTTGTACCTCTGATATCTCTGCAAAGAATCCTTACACTCTTGGAAAGTTAATGAAATTCTCTGAAAAGTATAGACATATAATTGAAGAAGAATCAATTTTAGATATAGATCCAAATTTATTAGAACAacaatcaccaccaccagatAAAAAACCATTTGATGAAAAGGATTTAGATGAATATTTCACTCATGATACTCATCATCATTTCTTAAAgagaatattaaaaaatttaaaccaattaCATTTTGTTCGTTATCAtatgtattttaaaaatatgttATCTCATACAaatataatagtaaaaagAGAATGGATAAATAGTGAAGGTTTCGAGATCATTGAACATTTAGTTTCACATTTTgaaggttaa
- a CDS encoding OS-9-related protein, whose translation MKFIIFILSSILIIYIGYVVGIDRSTITEPKLGDLQNIKNDKLISSTNNPPLPFLSRKQFKYNVVLKKNKNKENKQQTKENNDNNDENEDTTTTSNTATIPVTTNNNNNNNEFNTINMASKDGSIYKCLIPKPIKETKEKWIQIPTVETIKESLSNLKQKCIKSANPGLWWSYEFCYHDKVRQVHVEKNEVQSEFILGTFIDSPQNGAIKGIDQTILEKYMKKEITELPQSTTTTPSNFLPYFSEKYEDGTVCEILNIKRHTEVRYYCSKDAIQPTIQDIGEPSSCAYLLKVLTNKMCIHPLFQPKQNKALDIQCTKI comes from the exons atgaaatttattatttttattttatcatcaattttaataatatacatTGGTTATGTTGTTGGTATTGATAGGTCAACAATAACAGAACCAAAACTTGGTGATttacaaaatattaaaaatgacaAATTAATATCATCTACAAACAATCCTCCATTACCATTTCTATCaagaaaacaatttaaatataatgtagttttaaaaaagaataaaaataaagaaaacaaacaacaaacTAAAGAaaacaatgataataatgatgaaaatgaagatactactactacttctAATACTGCTACAATACCAGTaacaactaataataataataataataatgaatttaatacaattaataTGGCATCAAAAGATGgttcaatttataaatgtttaataccaaaaccaattaaagaGACTAAAGAAAAGTGGATTCAAATTCCAACTGTTGAaacaattaaagaatcactttcaaatttaaaacaaaaatgtaTTAAATCAGCTAATCCAGGTTTATGGTGGTCATACGAATTTTGTTATCATGATAAAGTTAGACAAGTGCATGTTGAAAAGAATGAAGTTCAAAGTGAATTCATATTGGGTACTTTTATTGATTCACCTCAAAATGGTGCAATCAAAGGTATAGATCAAACTATTTTAGAAAAGTAtatgaaaaaagaaatcactGAACTACCTCaatcaactacaacaacaccTTCAAATTTTTTACCTTATTTTAGTGAAAAATATGAAGATGGTACTGTttgtgaaattttaaatattaaaag ACATACTGAAGTTAGATACTATTGTTCTAAAGATGCAATTCAACCAACAATTCAAGATATAGGTGAACCATCTTCTTGTgcatatttattaaaagttttaacaAACAAAATGTGTATTCACCCATTATTCCaaccaaaacaaaataaagcATTGGATATTCAATGCacgaaaatataa
- the vatE gene encoding vacuolar H+-ATPase E subunit: protein MDDTQVNAQLDQMKNFILQEAQDKANEIKTKATQEFTSEKGRIFQNEKIKIIKEYEKKQKLIEVQKKINLSNELNKSRLSVLKVREECLRDVIKEAQKKLATISDDKDKYQTILKNLIYQGFVKLNENKIQVVGRKEDAGLLEKATTEAAAQYKKNVGKSIDVSVDKERFLPQGPKSDYNGPTCCGGVILSALEGRIICKNTLDSRLEICFDQLTPVIRTQLYGASTSRKFFD from the exons ATGGATGACACTCAAGTAAACGCTCAACTTGaccaaatgaaaaatttcattttacaAGAAGCACAAGATAAAgccaatgaaattaaaacaaaagcCACTCAAGAATTCACTTCAGAAAAAGGTAGAATTTTCCAAAacgaaaaaattaaaatcattaaagaatatgaaaagaaacaaaaattaattgaagtacaaaagaaaat caatctttcaaatgaattaaataaatcacgTTTATCAGTATTAAAAGTTAGAGAAGAATGTCTTCGTGATGTTATCAAGGAGGCACAAAAGAAACTCGCCACCATCTCTGATGACAAAGATAAATATCAAACCAtcttaaagaatttaatctACCAAGGttttgttaaattaaatgaaaacaaGATTCAAGTTGTTGGTCGTAAAGAAGATGCTGGTCTCCTTGAAAAAGCCACCACTGAAGCTGCTGCTCAATACAAAAAGAACGTCGGTAAATCAATCGATGTTTCAGTTGATAAAGAAAGATTCTTACCACAAGGTCCAAAATCTGACTACAACGGTCCAACTTGTTGCGGTGGTGTTATCTTATCTGCTCTTGAAGGTAGAATCATTTGCAAAAACACTTTAGATTCTCGTCTTGAAATTTGCTTTGATCAACTTACCCCAGTCATTCGTACTCAATTATATGGTGCCAGTACTAGTCGTAAATTCTTTgattaa